One region of Roseovarius faecimaris genomic DNA includes:
- the mraZ gene encoding division/cell wall cluster transcriptional repressor MraZ codes for MGRRFRGESHHKVDGKGRVSIPASFRRVLEASDPNWRDGDNPELVIVYGDHRRNYLECYTMEAIDEVDAKIDALPRGSMERKMLQRLFHGQSLPTSVDETGRLVLPAKLRQKIDLDNEAFFIAAGDTFQIWKPETYEAEELAKTEEWLDELPDDFDPLVYLDGVKGE; via the coding sequence TTGGGTCGCAGGTTCAGAGGTGAAAGCCATCACAAGGTGGATGGCAAGGGGCGGGTGAGCATCCCGGCCTCGTTTCGCCGTGTGCTGGAAGCCTCGGACCCGAACTGGCGCGATGGCGACAACCCGGAGCTTGTGATCGTCTATGGCGATCACCGCCGCAATTACCTGGAATGCTACACGATGGAGGCGATCGACGAGGTCGATGCCAAGATCGACGCGCTGCCGCGCGGCTCAATGGAGCGCAAGATGCTGCAACGGCTGTTTCATGGCCAGTCGCTGCCCACGTCGGTGGATGAGACGGGGCGGCTGGTCCTGCCCGCGAAGCTGCGGCAGAAGATCGATCTGGACAATGAGGCGTTTTTCATCGCCGCAGGCGATACGTTCCAGATCTGGAAGCCCGAGACCTATGAGGCCGAGGAACTGGCCAAGACCGAAGAGTGGCTTGATGAGCTGCCCGATGACTTCGATCCGCTCGTCTATCTGGACGGTGTGAAAGGGGAGTAA